The genomic DNA CAGTCACTCGAATATTGTCTAGGATTCCATGCAGAAACCATTACGTTAAATAAAGGCAATTCTGGTGAAACTCAAGTGAATGTAAAACAAATGTTGTACGAACCACATGTTTCAACGTCTAATGATGCTATTGAATGGTTTGCTGAGCCACATTTTGAGGATGGACCCGTTAAAGGAACATTCCGCCATGTTCATTTTGTTCGGGTCGCATATTCAGGAACCTTTAACAATGGAACATGATCAAACTGTGCAAAAATTGAGTCATTGAATACTGTTCGAAGCGAAGCTCGACGACGAGCCAATACAGCAGAAGACAGTAAATCGTCTGAGCAATCAACAGATTCTGTTCCTTACCAGTTTCTCTCCCTATAAttagtctcatatccaacaagcgtgaatggaataattgttttattaaattccttaaactccacaAGTTTGAAAGtccgaaatacgagcgaaaaaagcgagaaaatccgagcgaaatcgaaaaaacttgatgaagatgcgatattgtataatacctggtggtcaaaCAGGcgcaaaaacatttcttgccttttcgcgtacttctaaacgtcggaattgatccaaactttccacaaaacagtttttttgttttgcttttttcagagcgaaatttcgctttctggcgaaaAAATTTTTAGCTTAGtaacgtttagcgcaatcaATTGCCATGTAAGGTCAAACAAAGGTATATGagctattattaaattctcaacctcggataatgcaattcttgtgctctgattggttcactcaatctcggttatcagctcatataccttagtttgaccttatatggtaaaatgattgcgcttagcgttgctacactaaaaacgtttacgctagaaagcgaaatttctttcggtataaagcaaaggaaaaacgtttttgtggaaagtttggatcactttcgaagcttagagatacgcgaaaaggtaagaaatgtttttgtgatgagcctgcgtctgtctgaccacgaggtattacacaacatcgcatcttcatcaactttttttgatttcgctgggattttctcgcttttttcgctcgtatttcgtacttctaaacttttggagtttaaggaatttaataaaacaattattccattcgcgcttgttggatatgagagtggttatagccaactcggcgctacgcgcctcgttggctatttaccatctcatatccaacttgcgctcatggaataattgttaaataaccgagactgagtgaaccaatcaaagcacgagaaatgcattaaccgacgttgaaaatttaataatcaaCGATTATTCCACTCGTGCTTGTTGAATATGAGAtgataaatagccaacgagacgCGCAGTTACTGATATTTGAAGAGCATGGTATAACAGTACATATACCATTATGgttaagccaatcaaaattctagAATTGTATTATTCAATGATGTAGTTTTCAATAAAGACAAATATTTCGTTATTTTACAAATTTCGTGAAACTTTCTCAAAGGTCATTACATCTTTTAAACCGTCGAGAGTTTCTTTAAATGAATGATTTATCACAACCGATTGGGCCATTtgcgagttgctgtttgtctcggtttcgaagagagtcttggtgctcaactactgtaagggaaatgagtttgatttgcagaagaatacgcaactcattcccatctgaatggttgtgcaccaggactcgctttgaaactgaggcatgcagcaactcggaaatgggctattattACATTATCTGTCACAGTTCATTCTCCGCCGTCTCTTCAGGGGGGTGGGGGTCGTTATTTTGGTACGACCACCAGCAGAATTTCAACAGATTTTCAGAGTACGGCAAAGCGTGCGGCACGTGAAGCACGTACATTATTTTTCCTAATTATTTAACCAATCGTATCGTAGTTTCAAAGTGTTGCCGTTGCGGTTTTTATTGCTTTAACTCTCTTCTCTTCTTGACAGTAAGCCTTTATCAAGGTTGAAAGTTGGGCATTCCAACAATATTATGCACAAGCAACGCAGGATTGACCAGTGACTTCTCCAGGGGGACATCAATGTCAAAGCCACGACGTAACGGACCTCGCCCTGATGTCCTGCACGCGTTGCGTGCTGGTATGGGAAGTTCTGAATGGTGAGCTGGGAGCGGTTCCGTAAAGAAGTATGGATGAAGTAAGGCCTAaagaaatatataaaaaaagggAACAAAAAAAGCTACTACTGATGCGATGCTATACCTGCCAAAGCTACTGATGTCATAAACTTTCAACACCAGGCAGGCCAAAGAACTGGTATTTTGATGTAACACCAAGAACCCTGTCTAGTTTAGGAGACCATGCACCCCTTAAAGCCTTTATAAATGGCAACCTTTGCTTGCCTTATATATTTAAGCTTCCTACTGAAGTTCCTACTTTACATAGGTCTCCACAGCGTCTAGGGTCTCACAGGGTTTTTGGGGAACAAGGCAACATGGAAAATTTGACCTtgggaacaggggaacaatgacgaaatatcttagggaacaagggaacataagCAATTTTAAGACTCAAAAAGCCgagaacaagtttggaagtaGTTTCTGGAACAAGAGAACACacgcaaatttttaaagggaagAAGGATCCCTCCTGGGAGGCCCTGTGAAACCGGGCGGTAAGGTCAACCCCCTGAGACCTTTACATGATCTGGAATGGGGCTAAACAAGGGAATATGCGGTGAAGAGAGTGGATCCTTGTGGCTCTTCGTAATgatttcaaatttatattaAGATTGCGCCAATGTTTATCAGCTGTTGTCATGTCCGTGCGGTCGCCTTCCACATCACCAACTGACCCATAAGGTAACCACGCAGTATGACACAGAGCTAAATAAtcgatttcaaataattttcatgggACTAAGTATGGGGGAATCTCTCTCTTACCTCATATTCTCCTAAGCTAAACAACGacaaccaccaccaccacccaTACTATCACTAGCACAAGCTCtaccaccactaccactgcAACTTCTACCACCACCGCGACTACTACcatcaccaccaccactactaccaccaccactaccaccaccaccaccactactactactactactactactactactactactactaatactactactactactactactactactactactactactactactactactactactactaccactacctcTAATAcctctactactactactactactcctactactacgactactactactactactactactactactactaccaccaccactacctctactaccaccaccaccaccaccaataatagcaatgatgatgatgatgatgatgatgatattaataACAACATGAACAATAACAAGGaccataacaacaacaacaacaacactttcTTATAATAAAATATATCAATTAATATTTCTACTCTCTTTCCCTTACGCTAACTGGTTCACGGTCTTTCATGTACATTCAGGTACATTACCTCTGATGCAGAAATTCTCTCCTTTGAAGAATACACCAAAAATCTTTTGAGAAGGTCAACCGCCGTGAAGAAAAATTCGGAAAAGGTATACTGAGCTGCTATTCAAATGTAGCAGTCGTTATCCTGACACCTTGCTTTGCGAAAGAACAAGCTCATTTGACTGTCTTTGTGAaatgtgattggccaaagaaaTTTCTTTCTTGAAGACATCTAACTTGAAAAGGttatgaaccaatccaaatagCCCACTttggatatattaaaattcagtcctaaacaaaaggcatcatcgaTCTCGAGGAGCAATGAAGGCACAAAGCATGAACAGTAACACCAAGTGAAGTTTCCCCATAGGTCTAAATCATACgtcggccatgttgagtcccgagggattgaaaacttcaGAAACCCGTCCcgaaacatttcaactcgaggctctggatacgaaatctattgtgtatggccaaaatggccgccacgcgaataaggcccatgaGACCAAGAGTTCAGGCGTGACGCAAGCCCGCGTTTCAAggagaaaataggaaaatagtCCGCATGGCTAAAAGGTAGGAACGAGAAATAACCAAACTGGGGGTTACTTTTGCTTCATTAATGATACACTACATTGTCATGCGTTAGCCAATAGAGCACCCAAAGTCAACAAATGGTAGTAGGACTATAACCACACTAGCCCCGCCCCGTCGGTCCCGGGTGGAAAACATTCACCTGAAAGACGAAAAACGAAGAACCCCCAGAAAAAGGAACCTTATTTAAGCGTCtaatcgttctagcgctggagcacaaattggggacactgtaaactgaaattaacgaaaaGAATGTAATgaacactctattgtttgcATAAGCGCGCCAATGAATATCAACAAAATTTTATTGGTTGTTCATTGATGCTATTGACTGTTTAGCcgtggtttaaaattttattgaatatattgTTTACTAAAAAGAATTCCCAATCAcgcaaaagaatatttctttgATGTTATTAGATGTACAATGCGCACAAATGAAAGTTGTTTTGACGAATTTGAATTTCGCAAGACGTTAATGAAAGTCTTGAAACTTAATTGAATGTTTACAATGCAGATATCCTTGTGGAGGGTGCATTTCGCGCGATTGAATGCCGACTGGCGCAAATGAACGTATTTTCGCATTAGTCTGACTTTTAGTGGAAATGATTGCGTATTTTCTCTAAATGAAGAGCAAAAGGTGTAAATACTGTTATTCATTGCTCCTCGACAACCAAGAGAAGGACATTCGAGTAAATTTTCTCAGAGTGCAAACCATTTAAGTTTCTGAATGATTTTTATGGCAATATTAGAACAACAGAAACATCAGATGTAAGATACATTCACGTTGTAAGCCTCTTACATCCGTTTCCAAAGACAACCATCAGTAGTTTGAGTGAACTCTGGTATGGCGTGTTAACAAGAAAtgagcaattttttttcaatttgtatttGAATATTAAGGTCTGTTAGCTTTCCAAAGTGTTGCATTGCAAACGGAAGTGAATAAATATGAGCAACGTTAACCAtatgaaatttaaaaataaaaatgacagagtgcgggaaattcaaaatcCAGTGATTTACAGTTTGTGCAGTGGtattcaagttcaattttttGGACTTAAAGAATTGCATTGTACGTagactttttcaacaaaattcaTTATCAGTTTGCAACAACAGCGAAGGAGTAACTGCTAAATACTCCGCCACTCCAAAACGGATCTTGAAAAGtgatggctacgcggctacgcagtagTCATTACCATCCCTCCCCCTAGAATATTTTCGTCGGGAAAGAAGttgctacgcggctacgcagtggtCATTTACTACCCCTCCCCCTTAGAATATGTTAGTAAGGAAAGAactggctacgcggctacgcagtggtCATTCATCACGCTCTTCGCCAAAGTCAGGACCCCATTTTGTCTCAATCAAGGAATGGCGACCGAGGCCCGTCCCTCCCGCGTCATCGACATCAGGGAGCTCACGCAACAGGACGACTGGAAAACTCAGGACGGCAAAGTGTCGCGTAAGATtgggaatgcacagtctcgcgcgacattttttcgtcattctgctgTCGTGTTGCGTAAGCTAATACCACTAGTGGATGGCTCGTTCTTAAGTATGGGCTCCGACCTCTCACACCTCCGTATTTGAGAGAAGGTTTGGCTTGTTGGAACCGATTCGTTCCTCCTGCCTCCCCGTCGTCGTGCTCAGACCTGTCTGATCATGAGACCGCCGCTCATTTGGACGATCTCTTGCTTTGTGCCTCTCCGACCCCGTCGTTGTCCCTCGCTTCCGACGTGGTCCCACCACCTCCTGAACCCGTCCGACGCTCCGGACGCTTGGCGCCACGACGGACACTTCCGGTGGATAAGAAGGTCGCCGATTCAGCGGCGAGCGTCTTACGACGGACACGGACAAATCGGGCTTGGACCGTAACCTGTCTGGAAGAGGACCGGGAAGCTAGGatccaaaacattttaaacGAGGTCCTAGAACGTTCCTGCTCGGAAGTGGCGATGGCTTGTGCGGCCAGTCAATACCAACGTGAAGATCTGGTGGAATCTTGCGATAAGGCGGCAGAGTTTTTCGCGGACACAACGCCCCCGGATTTTCTGACGGAACTCAACAATCTGGACGAGGATTAAAAGTTGCGGGGTGCGCGGGCGGGAACCATAACTCTAAGGCACTtgctgtaaatagttttttgttCATAGAATATTAAGTAATGGACCAGCTAAAAGGTAGGCAGGAGTACGGCAAAACTCATTAAAAAGGTGCGAACAGTTAATTGTTAATTCCATTTAAATCGGCTCATCTCATTGGCTAATAccaaaaaaaaccgaaaaaactaagaacaaatttttaaaaaacctaattttTAGGCCTTGTCTTTTCCCTACCCCTATTATCTGTATCTTGGTGAAATTTGGCTTTTGCTCTATGCGCCAATTAGCACCACAAAATTATTGACCCTATTGCCGAGGGCTATtgttttctgcctgcttctcagccggaccattacttaaactGTTTCAATTCCAGGCTCTTTTCTGGTTTTTTGGGGCGAAAAGGGATCTGGGGCTTCAAACGACTAAAAACGCCTTAAGCATTTCCAACGCCTAAAGGACTAAAACGGGTTCCCCTTAGAAAATGCCTAGAAACGCCTTCGAACGCCTAAAGAAACGCTCTAAGGGCCTAGAACAGAGTACCCTAAGGAACGCACAGAAACGCCTGAAACACGTGCGAACGCCTAAAGAAACGCTCTAAACGCCtgagaaacattttaaaacGCTTTAAACGCTTTCGGACGCCTAAAGAAACGTTCTAAGGACCTAAAAACTCCTACAACCGCCTTAAACACGTTGGAACGCCTAAAGATAAATTCTAAACGCCTAAAACGGGTTTCCCCGCTCTGAACGATAACGATGAGGATGAGAACGGACCATGCCCCTCTTCCAAAATTGTCACGGTCTGTCAATCAAATCTcctctcgaccaatcaggaGCAAGCTGCATAGTTATTCAAAGTATTAGAGCTTTCCAAAATCCTAATAACCTACCAATGTactaccaaccaatcagaagcctccATTTGAACGCGTCCTTAGCAATGCTCCTCAAATTCCTTTGCGCAAAAAAGGAGCACGAGTCATCCGTCATTTACTACTAGGGACATGTTGCAGCAACATGTTGAGTGACAATAAACTTGTGTAGTTCACACTGAGAAGACATGTAGAAGGGAAGTGTagcggggacaaaatcacaataTATGCATACACTGTACaagaaaatgttgcgggtacatgtttcagggatatgttccagcgacatgtcccctcgtgtgaGATGATACTTTTATAATTGCGCAACACCAATTTTGGCGTGAtattgtccccgcgacgtgtcccatgaagttcaacttgTTCAACCCTAATGCATGTGCATGGCCTCAGTGTGTACTACACACCTttttgtcaggggcacccaacgagaatatagttcaaaacgtattttagtatttaaacggtagatataggcatatttttatcccctacaaattgttcatctgttcggattccctagctgaaagtctagtgatccgaaaattatagggatcaaaacttaccttttcgaaaatttcagccagaaaaaaggctcccgaaaattctaggtgacctttttaggctaaaaatccattaaaaatgggCGATTATACCATCTTTTAGATGTTGGAAGATCccaggacaggcaggcaagcaaagaattttacaacaaatgttccgaaaatgctagatctcaaatcgtcttacgaacagatattttccgaaaataaTCGCTGTTTTTGTCACTGCAACATGTCGCCTCCACATGACCCCTCTTGTTTGTCCACctttacactgtgaaatgtttcgtgcaacttgtcttgcaatgttttggcgacattatGGCGGGACAAGCTGCACGAAGCATTTCACATGCAtggtaacataccctgcaatggccaaaatcgttgcgagacaagttgcaagagccgttgctGAAAGAAGAATTAacttctacttttcgtgcaacttgtcccaaCAGTAAATAATTTGTATTGTTCTCATGTAAAGACCCCCGAAGAAAAAGCGTATTTCATTATGGGATGAGATGAGGGAAGTGATAGCGAATTTAAGGTACTGTCCACCGTTTGCTTTATTAACCAAGTCAACTTCCAACACTAAACTAGCGACTTTTTATCAGGAATAGTGACTTTACTTCGGATCCCTGCTCAAGTTTAAAATGTCTTAATATAAAACCTTATGAAATCACTtagtttcagtttttttcaatgtgCCCGGTTTTCTGTGCTTGATACTGAATCTGTGGAAACAAAGTAGCGTTCTGTTAATATCTGCATTAATTACGAAGTTTATCTTAAAATACTCAGGTGGACGAAAGCTTAACAACGAAGCTTACGGCTAATATGTTTTGAAACCTTTATCGAAATAATAATGAACAAATAGTCATCTCACGTAGTTTAGTTTCAGGGAAATTTGGCAGAACATATCGTTTGCCAGCACTCTCTATTCAATTGACGTCCGATAAATCAATTTACTTCTTAAAGCAGATTTTGGAATAGTGTACCAAGTCCAACCAATTAATTTAACTCTGAGCTGTTGTAGACATCTGGGCACGCGATCATTCCTGTCAATAGTGGGAATTTCCTTTTTGGGGAAAATTTGTTCCGGAAAGAGAATATTTTTTTCAGAGCGAACAATAATATGTTTGACTCTTTCTAAAAGGATGTGGGAACTCCCCAGCTGTATGCCGGTTATTCAGggagttatttttttgtttggatCGAGAGCACAGCGGATTCACATTCTTACCTATGCAACTGgtgttctttgttttatttcttggaTCTGCTTCGCACTCAAAGCTTCGTTGTAGACTTGCATCTGAGCGATTCTGCCCTTATAGTACCTTCCATCACCAATCTTTACTCCCATCCTGACGCTGTCTTGTGTTGCCAGATTAATACCAGCTCCGATGTTTAATGTACGTACCACCTGTGCGTTGACCCATAGCTTTGCCGAGCCGTTGCTGACGTCATAAGACGCACCAACCAAGTGCCATGTCTTTCTAGGAAGTGATCCACCAGCCAAGCCATTTGTGAATGAATAATCACGTCGGGTAAAGCGGACAAAAAGTTTGTTATTGCCTCCGTCCCAAAGATGAACTCCCCAAGCTCCACTCGTCTTATAGTTGAAAAGAGGTCCAGTTTTACCAGTAGGGTATATCCAGCATAGCATCGTCATTGAACCACCATTGACATCTAAAGGTCCCCCGTCACTGTTGGGGAATTCGATGAAACTATTTGGAGTTCCCGAAAATTCATAAGAGCCAGCATCCTTGCCGTCAGGCCCCTGAGATAATGTAACTCCCTTGGGGTTCCCTTGCATTgctttgttgttcttttctttggtACCATATGCGCCATTGAGAGGAAAGAAGGCAATTGGATCTGGAACTtaagaaagaaggaaaatatttgattcAATTAAAGATGTTATAATCATTGTGCATGGTGCTCTTTTCATTTCCAAAACTGAATGGAGTGAATGTACCAGAGTgactttaattaacaattattcgccgaaggcgaaatgattatttaacaattattccatgagcgcgcgttggatatgagatggtaaatagccaatagcttggcaacacttagatcaatcatttaccatataagtcAAAGTAAGGTAtttgagctgataaccgagattgagtgaaccaatcagagcacgagaattgcattatccgaggttgagaatttaataacggtgattattaaattctcaacctcggataatgcatttcgcgtgctctgattggttcactcaatctcggttatcagctcatataccttggtttgaccttatatggtaaatgattgcgttaagcgttgctaaactaaaaatgttttcgccggaatgcgaaattactctttgaataaagccaaaaaggagaaaaaagacttttttgtggaaagtttggatcaattccgacgtttagaagtacccgaaaagacaagaaatgtttttgtgatgagcctgcgtctgtctgacaacaaggtattacacaacatcgcatcagttctcatcaagttttttcgatttcgctcggatttgctcgctttttccgctcgtattgcgtacttccaaatttttggagtttaaggaatttaataaaacaattattccattcgcgcttgttggatatgagactggttatagccaactcggcgctacgcgcctcgttggctatttaccatctcatatccaacgcgcgctcatggaataattgttaaatattcaccgagacgaaatcaaggtgaatattcaccgataatcactgagcctgaggcgaataattgttttagtataaatacacaggtgattatttcaaaaaagagaaaaaagtatttcaacgcgaaatcatcttcacttacagtaaGAAAACGaatactggcagccattttgtccgtcgaggtgattatcggctgataattccatatagcgagccaatgagagcgcgcgattttgtataatcacctgtgtatttatactaactCTTATTATTGAGTTAAAATAACTCTTATCTTTGATGGGGTGGAGTTgaagcatgcccccggacccctcTATAAATTATTTCGTTGTTTTTGAAACCGGTCGTTATTTTATTCTAGATCAACCCCTGGTCTTGCCTTTTTGTAAATAGTGTGCATTACTTCTATCAGTAATTGCTGGAGTGTTCACAAGTACGAGAATGTttctttgtacttttttttGGTGATTGCTTTTTGTATATTTCTACATATTCATGAATTTTCCACTCTATCATTGTGCATGTTTGACTGATTCGAAAGCTggttaatattgtttgttgttttgctcaatGTTAGGTTCTCGTTCAGTACCGTGAGAGGCGGAAAGGTTTCGTGTTACACGACAAATTTCCATCAGCTGTTAAATGGGAATTTGAAATCGCCAGTGAAGAACAGTGGTGTTCGAACAATGAgaatctaatgaaaaaaaagttactccaGGGCGGGAATGTGAGGGAGGCTCCCAGGGGTGGAGGAACTTGACAGTCTGTAGGTGCCCAGTAGTGGGAAATTTGACGCTAGCTTTCACgaaaatgtcaaattccccTGCCGCTTGCGCACATGAATAAGTTAAAAACGGAGTCATTTTGAACCTAATATTTGTACTCCACTTTTGGAGTTCCAGTACTTCTCATGTGGAGTTAATATAACTACTTTTGCATAGTTAAGGTGACTCTCTGACAAGAATTATTTCAACCCTTAAATTGGAGTTACATTAAAgacttaaaataaattttaac from Montipora foliosa isolate CH-2021 chromosome 7, ASM3666993v2, whole genome shotgun sequence includes the following:
- the LOC138011845 gene encoding uncharacterized protein, with protein sequence MKTALFTLISVCLCALAANVSQGNGGTDINQPKIKPNGDAKVLVQQLCNSEGASLTKLRSMIKQEFQTMKQELIEEIEKKDSKVPDPIAFFPLNGAYGTKEKNNKAMQGNPKGVTLSQGPDGKDAGSYEFSGTPNSFIEFPNSDGGPLDVNGGSMTMLCWIYPTGKTGPLFNYKTSGAWGVHLWDGGNNKLFVRFTRRDYSFTNGLAGGSLPRKTWHLVGASYDVSNGSAKLWVNAQVVRTLNIGAGINLATQDSVRMGVKIGDGRYYKGRIAQMQVYNEALSAKQIQEIKQRTPVA